The sequence aatcaatagccGTATATGTGAAAgacctatagcagcgtttattAAATGCGGCTAaagtcaatattaaaaaaaaacctttagcTGCATTTTTAGAATGATGCTGTAGGTTAAAGACTAGTGTTTGTAAAACACTACTAaagtcaatattaaaaaaaaaaacctttagttGTGTTTTTAAAATGCCGTTGTAGGTTAAAGACCTATAAagttaatattaaaaaataaaaataaaaaacccctatagctgcatttttaaaatgctacTATAGGTTAAAGATTTATAGTAGTTCTTTAAAAATGCTGGTATAGACCAGTCGGGTTTATTGCCGTGGTGTATGGGCGACACTGCAAAACGTGGCCATATAAAACGCAAATATAACTCAAATGGACCTATTAAACATGTCTCCGCATCTTAACATGTCCACTAGAAATAGCTACTGCTCGCCATACACTTAATGAGTTACATAGTTGCTTCGATCCTGCCGCTCACGTTGAGGATCTCTCGCTGAGGAATGAGGATAGTACATTTGGTTGACTTTCAAAAGCAACCTTGCCATAACTCCTCGAAACCATTAAACGATATTAGACATTGGACAATACGACTACCATCTATCACTGTCATCCGGAATCAAACCCACCAAATGAGAAAGCTCAGCTCCTATCTTTATTGAATCTCCATTGCCCGTGTAGTCCAATTTGGTTGTATATCTTAGCtcgaataaaataatttttagggATTTATTAACTTCTTGAAGTTAGATTGGAAAAAGACTTCGGGTAATTTTGGaccttttgaaaaaaaaaatcattttaataattttttaataagaaaactaatgtgacaaaaatatagGGAGTGATAAATCTAAAAGGTATAGTTTCAATAATTTGAGTATTTTGATTACACTAGTTGAAAGACACTATTTGAGGATCGAATTACTAggattgaaaattataaaaaaaaaaaaaaaattctagaaatgaAAAACTATTATCCCATTGGTCTCTCActctctaataataataataataataataatataatcaagtgatttttttaacttaaaaattcaACTAGTGGCTacttacccccaaaaaaaaaaagaaaaaaaaagaagagtataTCTTACAACGAAGTATATAAGAGTATAACATGAGATTTGTAATAAGAAagaagtaatattttttttgtgtgggtaaTTCAttattagagatatattagtCCAATAGTATAGGCCCAAAGTTCTtcctactttgtgtgcaagtcaagtctcctTCTTGTCTTACAAGCCTAGTAACCATAGTTAATATATAGTTAGTTTAAGGTTTATCCTATTATAAATACCCATGttgggttcattgtaacacatgATTTGTACTTCACTCCTattaataaagatgtagcccttaagagTTTTCTCTATGGACATAGACCGTTAAGCTGAATCATGTAACTCTCGTGTTTTttgtatttctctattttatactTACACTTTTGcttctattttaacatatttaacaTTGAGGGCGTTTGGGTAGAGCTGAAACTTGCGTTTCAGCTCTACGTTTTcacgcctttttttttttttttttttctctgcccGTGAACAGTAAAAACACTGTGCAGGGgacaaaaaatactattcacgcactgttcacgtactgttcacgcactattcatgggtcccacgatactattcacacatttaaaaattattttgctacagtgttttcagttttcagtttttagtttcagcaacaataagctcaatccaaacggacgcATTGTATCAGAGCTAATTTAACATGGTCTTAGAGTCAAACTTCATTCTTGGTCATTAGCAAAATATGTCTCTAAAGTCGCAATCTGCAACTTCAGATCTACACTTCACTCAACGCTTGTTCATCTCTACCAAATCCAACAAACTTTCAACCAGATCTATCTCTACCTTCATGCCCCCACAGGGCCTTCCACGCAGCCATTATCACTGCCTTGCTACCATCAAAGGCCATAGTCTTCATAGATCTAAATCTTCACACAAGCcatgtctcttttttttttttttcctcaaatttgtGTAAGCCGAGCCTTCTTTTGAAGAAACCAACCACACAGATCTCTCCATTGGTCTCTAATCTACAAAAGCCAGGGATTCAGCCTACAACCATTGCTGCACGTGCCAACACGCACGGCCAACAGCTCTGGCGGTCATTTCAGGCACCATTCCTTTCTTGTCACTCACTACACTGGTGACATCATCTTCCTTCAATGACCAAAACCCAGAAGATCGATAGCCAGCCGCTGTCCCACGTCGTCTCACACGTTGCTGATAGATCCATATGCACCGTCGCTTGTTTCATGTACCAACACCTCGATCACGCTTACCCATGTGCCATTCGGCCCATCTGATGTTATCCATGATGTCATCATGCCCAAGCAGCCTTGCCATGTTAGCACCACATCAACATTAATGCCAATTAGTGCCTCGTTAGTGCCATGTTAGCTGACTTAGTTTAGTTGACACAAACCGCCCGGATTTGGCTTGTGGACCAAACCATTGACCGTTGACTAGCCTATGATTGTTGGCAATGACTATAGTTGATTGTTGATTTTGCATTGACTGTTGAccaaatgcaaaaaatttctgaCTAGTCTTACTCATTTTTTCGcatatattctaatttttgggtacgtttcttcatttgaagctcCTAAATCACTCAATTGGCccatttctcatttattttagGTCCTTCCTACGGATGCCCTCTGACATGGGTGTGGGCCCCGTTTGAGTTTCTCCCCCGAAGCTTTCTACATTGGGTGCTTGGCGACGTATTTATGTGTGCATATGCTACTAgggtgatgtgtgtgtgtgtgtgtatcttttcttatttaattttaaggagTTGCCACCAACTATTGGTTTTGTtttaggtgtgattggtcacttaTTTGTCTAATTTGTTTTAGTTACccaactaacaaaaaaaaaaaaaaaaaaaaaaaaacctgattcaAGGGTCTTTAAATTAATTACGGTAAACTAATGCTTTGAACCAAATATTTTGGACTCGGAAGTTCGGTTATGGGTAGGGAAgctgttaggcaccccacaccACATATTTAAAGGATAGTACCTCATTATAATTTAACTTCAACATTCacattttaggaaaataaattaaatacttggcattttgtttttgaaagagTTTTTGTCCagacaacacacacacacacacacacacacacacacacacacacacacacatcatgTGAGTATTTATCTACATATAAAGTATCATGTTAatattattgcaaaaaatatttacaagcAAAACATGTGAATATATACAAGTAGCATGTGAAGGTCCTTATTTACGATGTTGCAAGAATATAAATATGTATAACCAACATGTGAGTATGATATCACCTCATGCACACTAAAGCGATAAGAAAAACTTATTCTCCAAGTTCATTCTCATGCATAAACACAacaaaccccccaaaaaaaaggttagtGTAGGGGGAGGGGTTGGGGAATATGTTAGCTTGGTACCATTGATTCAATGGAAGTGAATCATAGACACATATCAAACCTCATAAAAAAAAGATGCCATTAGAAGATTTAAAGACAACTTTtatgtaaaaagaaaacattttatcTTACATTTGAAAAGATgagtattttctttttggaaaacGTAATGACTTTTTGGGAAAATGTTTGTTTTGAAACTAGGGTTAAACTTTTTGGGAAAGTAACCCTTAAAAAGGGTTCTCTTAATTTTTGTGTGCGTAAAAAAGATGGTATTTTCTTTGATGAGAAAAGAGAGATCAATTTTAAGAAAGAaggcttttgaaaaaaaaaaaaaaaaacagaagaaagaaCTTTTATGAATcttaaagaaaacaaagtcCAAGATTAAAACCATTTTgaaagcttaatttttttttttaaaaggtaaaaggatTCTCATGTCTTTTAGAAAACTATACCCAAGATTTAGATCTAAActatttgagaaaattttttgttttaaagtaAATGGTTTTTTATGAGTTAGAAATTTATGGTCGTCACTATGCGAAGATCGTCATTTACTCAGAGAAGACGTTACACATTTATTATGATCATTGTTGATGAAATGTAATGGACGGAGCAACGGTCACAGAATGAGCTGTGAACTTCAGACAAAGATTCTGTAACGCACTAGCCGTTGAGCATAAATACAGTGATTCATTGCCCATTGATTAGGCATTcaactataaaagagaaagcaccagaaacCCAAGGTATGATCAATTGCACACAAATACTCTGTGAAATCACTCTttactcattttctctctataaTCTTTCTCCTTTATTGACTTAAGCATCGGAGTTGGTTTGGCTGATGCCACACCGACGTTTTACTCTTCCATCGTGTTCATTTTGCAGGTTTCTCATCTATAGAGATGACCCCATTCATAGCATCGTCCATCCGCTACGACGAGGAGCTCAACtgttgattttttgcatcattagTTTGACACTGTTTATGGGAATGCAAATCATTCAAGCCATCTTTCCCAGTGAAAAAAGAGTTCCTCAGAGTACGAGATGGAAGCAGAGGCCACACCTCAGCTAGATGCTGtgaaacaacaacaaatccaagCCCTTTTGGCTAATGTGGAAAAGCTGATTTGCCAGAATGAAGTACTGCGAAAGACAATGGAATCCCAAAATGCAGAACGTCGGCGAATAGGTGAAaaccaaaatgaagaagaatcAAACTCTCAAGCCAACAGGCGAGATAGAACTTCTGGAGAAGATTCCACTAGGGTGGAGAATGAGCTTCGCAAcatgaggaaagagatggatgAACTAAAAAGTGCTATGAATGACAAAGGCAGAGAGAATTTGGATGGGGTGATTCGAAGGACGGAATCACCATTCACTAATGAAGTGTTGAATCGTCCTCTCCCACCAAAATTCTATCTCCCACAGTTGGAGTCATACGACGGTTCCAAGGATCCCTTGGATCACATCGAATCATTCAAGACGCTGATGCTATTATAGATGACCCCAGACAAGGTGATGTGTAGGGCATTCCTAACAATATTGAAAGGAGCAGCTAGGGTATGGTTCAACAAGATACCCCTAGGAGCTATTGCAGATTTTGAACAACTCAGTAAGGATTTTGTTCGTCATTTTATTGGGGGGGCAAAGACACAAGAAGCCAACTGGCCATCTTCTCAACATTTAACAGGCAGAATGAGAATCACTAAGATAGTACGTCACCTGATTCAATAAGGAGTTGCTGCAGGTAGATGAAGCTGAAGATTAAGTCATCTTAACAACCTTCCAAGTGGGGTTGCTGCCAAgagatttcttcttctcaatcACTAAAAGTCTATCGAAAACAATCGCGGAGTTGCTCTGTAAAgctcagaagtacatgaatgtaGAAGATGCAGTGCTcacaaaagaaatgaaaggaaaaaggaagagagatgaagGAACGAGCAGCAATCACGATAAGAAGAAGGAGACATGAAGTGTTGTGTAGACCACagggaaaaagaaggaacttCTAGAGAGGAAACCCAAGTTCAATAACTTTACTCCTCTAATAATGCCAATTGAGCAGCTTCTTATATAGATAAGAGACGGTCCTTCCTTGCGATGGCCAAAGCCAATTAGCACTCCAGTAGAAAGAAGAGACAAAAGTAAGTACTGTAGGTTCCATCAGGACCACGTCATACTGATGAGTGCAAACATTTGAAAGACCAGGTGGAGACTTTGATCCGACAAGGGAAGTTACAGAAGTACGTTAGAAAGACGGAGCCCCATAGATATCAACGAAAGGACGACCAGGACAAAACTCCGGAGATAGGGGATAGCAAACTACTTGCAGGAGAGATAAAGACGATCTTGGGAGGACTAACGATAGGCGGAATGTTGAAGTCCTTAAGAAAAGCGCAGGGGAGAGAAATATACAGCGTCCATTCATGGCTCCCTCTAATGAAGTTGCCAAAgaatgatgagcttgacatcGTCTTTTCAGGGAGAGACGGTCGTGGCATCAGGCAACCCCATGACGATCCACTAGTAATCATGCTCAGATTAAAAGAGTTCAACATCCATCGAGTGCTCATTAACAATGGAAGCTCGGCAGATATCATCTACTTGCTCGCATTTCAGCAGATGAAGTTGGATAAGAAAAGGATCAGGCCTTTTACCTCACCTCTAGTAAGCTTCACAAGGGATAGAATCGTCCCTAGAGGCATCGTCACTCTAATTATGATTGCAGGAACTTACCCAACACAGGTTACCAAGGAAATTAATTTCCTCATAGTTAATTGCCCTTCAACATACAACATCATCTTGGGAAGACCTGCACTCAACAGATTAAGAGCAGTAACGTCAACATATTACTTAAAGGTGAATTTTCCAACAACCCATGGAGTAGGAGAAATTAAAGGAGGCCAAGTTCTGACAAGAGAATGCTATCAAGCTACCTTAGCATCAGGAGAGAACCACATGTGGGTGATCAATGAACCAGAGCCCATCCCTGAACCATCAGAAACACCACAAGAAGTTGAGATCGTCTTAGGAGATTTGACGAAGGTATTGAAGATAGGAACTGCACTCCCAActttagagaaagagaagatgATTTCCTTCTTAAGGGTAAACCAAGATGTTTTTGCCTGGAAACACGAGGATATGCCTGGGATTGATAGGAAGATCATACAACATCGTCTTAATGTCAACCCAGAATGCAAGCCCGTACAACAGAAGCGGAGAATATCGCACCAGAATGCAATAAAGCTATAACTGTAGAAGTAGAGAAGCTGTTAGAAGCCGACTTCATTAGGGAGGTCTTCTATCCCGATTGGTTAGCAAACGTGGTCATGGTAAAGAAGAGTAATGGCTAGTGGAGAATGTGCATTGATTTCATAGACTTGAACAAAGCTTGCCCAAAAGATAGCTTCCCCTTGTTGAGGATTGATCAGCTGGTAGACTTAACTGCTGGACATAAGCTCTTAAGTTTCATGGACACATTTTCTGGATATAACCAGATTCTTATGCACGAAgatgatcaagagaagacctcgTTTGTTACCAGCCAAGGGTTGTACTGCTACAAAGTTATGCCCTTTGGACTGAAGAACACAGGAGCCACCTACCAAAGATTGGTGAACCGTATGTTCTCTCACCATATTGGAAGGAATGTGGAGGTGTACATAGATGATATGCGGGTGAAAAGTAAGGACAAAGCCAACCACTTGGACGATCTTAAAGAAACCTTTAGCACACTACGTAAGTACAACATGAAATTAAACCCTGCAAAGTGTGTTTTTGCTGTTGCttcaggaaaattcttgggattcatggtgtcccaatgAGGAATAGAGGCAAATTCAGACAAAGTAAAAGCGATAATCGAGGTCAAATCACCAAAAACTGTGAAGGAGGTACAGAGCTTGACAGGAAAAGTTGTAGCCGTAAACAGATTCGTCTCTAGGCAACAGACAAGTGCATGCCATTCTTCAAGGTATTGAAAAAAGCCTTTCAGTGGAATGCGAGGAAGCCCTTGAGAATTTAAAGGATTACTTGATGAAGCCACCTTTATTAAGCCTTTCAGTGATGGTAGAGAAGCTGTCCTCTACTTAACAATATCCAATACTACAACAAGTTCAGCACTGATCAAAGAAGAAGGGAATGTCCAGAAGCCAGTTTATTATACCGGCCAGGTATTCCAAGGAGTAGAGGCAAATTATCCAAGGATGAAAAAATAGCTTTTGCATTATTGGTTGCTTCTAGAAAGCTCCGTCCTTATTTCCAAGCACACCCCATCGTCGTCATGACTGACCAACCCAtaagagtttgctcaaaacttgtgaactatttgacggcccttaaactgatcattttatatgtctagggttaggagaaaagaaagcctaaagaAAAATTCccagatcccaagaaaatcagattggaATTATGagaatcttaaacctcgacagatagaaggtgtcaagcaggtgtcgagcacatcGAATGTAGAAcggcttccttaagctcgacagatgcagctgtcgagttagctgttgagctttaatgattttgcactatgaacttgttttattggacagacttgaaggtttcaacacttgatcttgaaacatggtttcttgaagtatttaaacacatcctaaatctacccaaatacaagtaaagtgcgttttgttaaaggataagccaattacataaaagaatgaaacacatatgttcctaacaagtgaaacacatatgtcctaacaatctccccctttggcaatccatgaaaaaactacaacaaacaaatgaacatatgagagaagtcataaatcactcaactcatattcacttgttgaatacaataaaatctatcctaacacaaactcttgaaaaactttgcaagaagagagtttatggcaagtagactttgacaacctgtatttctgaaacactttaaacaaaactcatcaaggcatctttgtgtgaaacagaaataatagattatatacaagtataagaaacatgtgtataaagggagaaaagaaacaacacatgaaagggtaggtgaaagaaaaaacgtacatcaatataaaaaaagaaataagcacaatgtatgtctataaatggtcacaagacctcatgtataagagtaatgtatctaaaaagaaagaaaagaaaagatacatactatcctcactacatccctcaaaatgtatcaacactccccctaacaaaatggtcctatactaactctccccctaagatagactactctcataccaaaactactccccatttttgtcacgaatgacaaagggtaagagtgtcaagtagacatctcatcggtaaaGCTAGCATCTTCATCAGCATCATCcgaagcatcatcatcatcatcatcctcagaatcagaagccacgggagaaggtggtgaaggagtagcctcaggagcaaaaccacctATGGACGCCTGTCGCCGAGCAATACGACCAACatgaacgttcacctgatacaactccgtagagagtgtatctaggcgagcatccatgcactgtagctgtgccatgatgtctcctaaaaTCACATTGCccgaagaagagggaggagcgGATGTGGGTGGAGTAGAACGGGATGGAGCTGAACGGGAGGAAGGAGCTGCTAAATCTGATTGTCGCGACCGAAGTtgggcctcgctacgtttaacggtagcgtaatctatggtACACATGACGGTAAAATGGTCAGAAGAGGGAACAGGAATAGAAAAATGGCataagatcctcgtgatagcgaaaggaaagatgagcttatcacaggacgtcgaatctagatgaacatctataatagatagaatgaaatgagaaggaaaatctatagtaagatgctcaagaagagataacaaaaattgagcacgaggctctgtaatggagttatagtgagagaatggatgcaaaacaaaagtcatcaccatgttcatgaatctaggacctttagcaaaaggtcaaCATGGTGTAAATAGTCGCTCACCCCAAGTAGAAGGGCGCTCACAAAAAgtagacatgagctcatccctggacacagtcctcagacgctcacaactaggataatcaggaaactctatcctagggacccgaagcacatccgcaacaagttgcggtgtgataggaatgcgcgtacctcgaacgcgagtgaagaaaagaggtactaaacgatcaatcccgtgcatgttggagtaaaactcctggataagcacgagaggacaggtgattgagacgtcacacagtgactcctatcccttactgtgaatgacagaaGGAAGGTCGGTGTCGGCAAAGTCCGACAGAACGACTTGGCGTTCtaaatgaatgcctcgtctagaaaagttctccgaaaatgccttaaaggcatcatcatcacggaaccggaTATGAGTCAGAGTCTGATCAGAGGACGAAGAAGCACtggaatgaagagggttccgggttggagtggatttacgcttaggtaccatagacacgactaacgtaaactaacagagagggagagaaagaatgacaatcagaaaagtcccaatcagtttcaaaatatatcaagtatattgaaaataagtacgtatgcatgggaaatgcatgaacatgtgactgcaaaagaaattgcatcatgggctcagcccaatccaaacctatcagcacacatttaaatgcatgacaataccattataatgctaatgtgatgcaatgtatgaggttttaaattcatttaagtgaaaacccatcccaaaatttcaataaaaactcatcaattttgaaaaatcccaaaatttttcaaaaaccccaaaacctaggtttcaaaacatgaaatgccaGAAtaagaaaggattagaagcttaccaagtaaagaaaaacttgaaaaagcttgaagaatccttgaggaaccaagattggagtgagatttgagtgttttgggagagaaaatagagaagtatcgagagagagatcgaaggAAATGAGTTTTGGATCGCACAGGAGGCTTATATAGGACAagcattaaatctcgatagatgtaggtatcgagaggtatcgaggtatctgtcgaggaggtgtcgaggaaatGCTCGTCGACAGCTGAGGTGTTGAGGAGGTATCAAGGAACAACTCATCAGAATCAAGAACATAAACTTGATCGATCCACTaggtatcgagaagctgtcgaggaTGCAGACCCAATCTCGAttgatccaccaggtatcgaggtgctggcgagattgcgataagaaaaagcttaggaagctcgatagatagctagctatcgaggaggtgtcgagccagctctataaaacagtttttcgagatgtgaaaaacatagacatgaatgcaatccaacatgcaact is a genomic window of Quercus lobata isolate SW786 chromosome 2, ValleyOak3.0 Primary Assembly, whole genome shotgun sequence containing:
- the LOC115961194 gene encoding uncharacterized protein LOC115961194, which gives rise to MLKSLRKAQGREIYSVHSWLPLMKLPKNDELDIVFSGRDGRGIRQPHDDPLVIMLRLKEFNIHRVLINNGSSADIIYLLAFQQMKLDKKRIRPFTSPLVSFTRDRIVPRGIVTLIMIAGTYPTQVTKEINFLIVNCPSTYNIILGRPALNRLRAVTSTYYLKVNFPTTHGVGEIKGGQVLTRECYQATLASGENHMWVINEPEPIPEPSETPQEVEIVLGDLTKVLKIGTALPTLEKEKMISFLRVNQDVFAWKHEDMPGIDRKIIQHRLNVNPECKPVQQKRRISHQNAIKL